The following coding sequences are from one Salvia hispanica cultivar TCC Black 2014 chromosome 3, UniMelb_Shisp_WGS_1.0, whole genome shotgun sequence window:
- the LOC125211317 gene encoding tetraspanin-8-like translates to MVRASNGMIIALNVATMAVALSAMGFSLWFHVRDGSQCQRILKTPLLVVGVALLVVAATGLVGAITGSSPVMWAYLFMLLGLIVSLVVFTVFTVMVTNRGVGRAVSGQGVGEHRLGNYSKWLQRYVVNARNWDEIKSCMIDAGVCKLAPNVKTADIYNPIVSGCCKPPGYCGMERRNSSYWVMPKKHGPAAGEPDCKAWSNKAEEMCYGCDACKKAVLRNIRREWKMVALINMGIIVVVTVVYSIGCCALRNNRFHYHIKSPHPHA, encoded by the exons atggtgcGCGCAAGCAACGGGATGATCATAGCCCTCAACGTGGCAACCATGGCGGTGGCTCTGAGCGCCATGGGCTTCTCCCTTTGGTTCCACGTCAGAGACGGCTCCCAATGCCAGCGAATCCTCAAGACTCCTCTCCTCGTCGTCGGCGTCGCTTTACTCGTGGTGGCCGCAACGGGGCTCGTCGGCGCCATCACGGGCTCCTCGCCCGTCATGTGGGCCTACCTCTTCATGCTGCTCGGCCTCATCGTCAGCCTCGTCGTCTTCACCGTCTTCACCGTCATGGTCACCAACCGCGGCGTCGGCCGCGCCGTCTCCGGCCAGGGCGTCGGCGAACACCGCCTCGGGAACTACTCCAAGTGGCTGCAGAGGTACGTCGTCAACGCCAGGAACTGGGACGAGATCAAGAGCTGCATGATCGATGCGGGCGTGTGCAAGCTCGCGCCGAATGTGAAGACCGCCGACATCTATAACCCTATCGTG TCGGGTTGCTGCAAGCCGCCAGGCTACTGCGGGATGGAGAGGCGGAACTCGAGCTACTGGGTGATGCCGAAGAAGCATGGGCCCGCAGCAGGGGAGCCGGACTGCAAGGCGTGGAGCAACAAGGCGGAGGAGATGTGCTACGGCTGCGACGCCTGCAAAAAGGCAGTGCTGAGGAACATACGCAGAGAGTGGAAGATGGTGGCATTGATAAACATGGGCATCATCGTCGTCGTCACCGTCGTCTACTCCATCGGCTGCTGCGCTCTCAGAAACAACCGCTTCCATTACCATATTAAATCCCCACATCCACATGCCTAG